One part of the Pseudoalteromonas aliena SW19 genome encodes these proteins:
- the recQ gene encoding DNA helicase RecQ: MNTSTLSSSTLVRKPETVLKQVFGYSEFRDGQKAVIDAALNGQDSLVLLPTGGGKSVCYQIPALVLEGVTIVISPLISLMQDQVTQLQALGVKAAYVNNSLAREEQQLVYQQLHQGLIKLLYVAPEKVLQRDFLERLSHLNVSLFAIDEAHCVSHWGHDFRPHYFRLNELKQRFAHVPMMALTATADKATRFDIVAQLKLQQPYIHTGSFDRPNIRYTIEEKFKPMVQLLRYLKEQKSQSGIIYCTSRKRVDDIAEKLADAGLNAAAYHAGMSNEQRQFVQTGFARDDIQIVVATVAFGMGINKPNVRFVLHYDIPKSIESYYQETGRAGRDGLAAEAIMYFDPADIGRVRRFFEDIDDEQRRRVEEQRFNAMASFAEAQTCRRQILLNYFSEYQREPCGNCDICLNPPKSFDGTLVAQQALSCVYRADQRFGLGYIVELLRGANTSRIRDNNHHELSTYGIGKDKSSEFWLSILRQLIHQGLLSQDITQGASLRLTEAARAILKSEYALQLAEPRLQAKHVYQDKLAQFNYDKKLFARLRALRKELADADDVPPYVVFNDKTLAEMAQLMPTNDSEFLKVSGVGFTKLNKYGGAFLTAIRHYLATQ, encoded by the coding sequence GTATTACTGCCTACTGGCGGTGGTAAATCGGTATGTTATCAAATTCCGGCTTTAGTGCTTGAAGGCGTAACCATTGTTATATCTCCGCTCATATCACTAATGCAAGATCAGGTCACTCAACTACAAGCACTTGGTGTAAAAGCTGCGTACGTTAATAACAGCTTAGCACGTGAAGAGCAGCAGTTGGTGTATCAACAACTTCATCAGGGGTTAATTAAACTCTTATACGTAGCACCTGAAAAAGTATTGCAGCGCGATTTTTTAGAGCGTTTATCACATTTAAATGTAAGTTTGTTTGCTATAGATGAAGCCCATTGTGTATCACATTGGGGCCACGATTTCAGACCACACTACTTTCGTTTAAACGAACTAAAACAGCGTTTTGCACATGTACCCATGATGGCGCTCACTGCCACAGCAGATAAAGCCACCCGTTTCGATATTGTTGCACAATTAAAGTTACAACAGCCGTATATTCACACTGGCAGCTTTGATCGCCCTAATATTCGTTACACCATAGAAGAAAAATTTAAACCTATGGTGCAACTGCTGCGCTACTTAAAAGAACAAAAAAGCCAAAGCGGAATTATTTATTGCACTAGCCGAAAACGTGTAGATGATATTGCTGAAAAGCTGGCCGATGCAGGGCTAAATGCCGCCGCCTATCACGCTGGTATGAGTAACGAGCAACGCCAATTTGTACAAACTGGCTTTGCCCGTGACGATATTCAAATTGTGGTGGCAACCGTTGCCTTTGGTATGGGTATTAATAAACCTAACGTACGTTTTGTGTTGCATTACGATATTCCAAAAAGTATAGAGTCGTATTATCAAGAGACTGGACGTGCTGGGCGAGATGGCCTTGCTGCAGAGGCTATTATGTACTTTGATCCGGCCGACATTGGCCGTGTTAGGCGTTTTTTTGAAGATATAGACGACGAACAACGTCGTCGCGTAGAAGAGCAGCGCTTCAATGCAATGGCAAGTTTTGCTGAAGCACAAACATGTCGTCGCCAGATTTTGCTCAATTACTTTAGTGAATACCAACGCGAACCTTGTGGTAACTGCGATATTTGCTTAAATCCGCCAAAAAGCTTTGATGGTACCTTGGTAGCCCAACAAGCCCTATCCTGTGTATATAGAGCCGATCAACGCTTTGGTCTTGGTTACATTGTTGAACTACTGCGCGGCGCAAATACTAGCCGTATACGCGATAACAACCATCACGAGCTAAGTACCTATGGCATAGGTAAGGATAAAAGCAGTGAGTTTTGGCTCAGTATTTTACGTCAGCTAATTCATCAAGGCTTGCTTAGCCAAGATATAACGCAAGGTGCATCACTTCGTTTAACAGAAGCAGCTCGCGCTATTTTAAAAAGCGAATATGCACTGCAACTCGCTGAGCCTCGCCTGCAAGCTAAGCACGTTTACCAAGATAAACTCGCACAGTTTAACTACGATAAAAAACTGTTCGCCCGTTTAAGAGCGTTGCGTAAAGAGCTTGCTGATGCCGATGATGTTCCACCTTATGTTGTATTTAACGATAAAACATTAGCCGAAATGGCGCAGCTTATGCCTACAAACGATAGCGAATTTTTGAAGGTGTCGGGGGTTGGATTTACCAAATTAAATAAATACGGCGGTGCCTTTTTAACTGCAATTCGACATTATTTAGCTACCCAATAA
- a CDS encoding DUF3630 family protein yields MTKIEYNHIHKCITIHPQEAPHDEDFEIWGSLFLHSDEITINEYSAGADRHQIRFTYQLQTFNLNFEHYSESTWINGEGFDAEHLLAALTFYLS; encoded by the coding sequence ATGACCAAAATAGAATACAACCACATTCATAAGTGTATTACCATACACCCACAAGAGGCCCCTCATGATGAGGACTTTGAAATATGGGGTTCTTTGTTTTTACATTCTGATGAAATAACAATTAATGAATACTCTGCTGGAGCGGATCGTCACCAAATTAGGTTTACTTATCAGCTGCAAACTTTTAATTTAAATTTTGAACATTACAGCGAGAGCACGTGGATCAATGGCGAAGGTTTCGATGCCGAACACTTACTTGCTGCCCTTACTTTTTATTTAAGTTAA
- a CDS encoding POTRA domain-containing protein — protein sequence MVNKKRIAHYYISLSILSFFIPNALAQTNADSGCPIEKLKNSDDNNLRRQLNDNTILIAAKPGAKIATISLKQLNVFNTELEAENNALFRFANRAHIQTEPEVITNLLLFTEGDKYDAKKLAESERLLRKEGYLYDAQISATENCDGDINVNVVTRDLWTLLPEVNFSRSGGENKSSIGFRESNLFGWGKRLSFSRTTDSDRNGYLFVYDDPNIFSSRYRGRLEYADNSDGKRHLLELTYPFYAIDTPFSYGILSYSEQREESLYRRGEEFSEFDQTTDLNSAYIGHSKTLNNNWTQRISLGYVDEQHTFKAIDTTFAPLAKNRSLSYPYISGHWFEDNFIKVRNFDSIYRTEDLNLGWNVKALLGYSDESLSDDDSRAVYSFSFKKAHFTGDNTLWRFNTDIEGYWNKEDKQLENFKATSQIQYYLNTSIDESWYIKGRLQYAKNLTADQQLTLGGETGLRGYPMDYQHGDRSFLFSLEKRYYWEYDLLQLFKVGGAGFLDIGRAWFNGKNNGENNHVLKNVGVGLRLAPSRANAGTMIHIDVAAPLDSDGDADSVQWLVNVKKSF from the coding sequence ATGGTTAATAAAAAGCGGATAGCACATTATTATATTAGCTTAAGTATTTTAAGCTTTTTTATTCCCAACGCATTAGCGCAAACTAATGCTGATAGCGGCTGCCCAATTGAAAAATTAAAAAACTCTGATGATAACAATTTACGTCGTCAGCTAAACGATAATACAATCCTTATTGCAGCCAAGCCCGGCGCAAAGATTGCAACCATTTCGCTTAAGCAACTCAATGTATTTAATACTGAATTAGAAGCTGAAAATAATGCACTGTTTCGCTTTGCAAACCGCGCTCATATACAAACAGAGCCTGAGGTAATTACAAACTTATTGCTATTTACTGAAGGCGATAAATACGATGCTAAAAAACTGGCTGAATCAGAACGTCTTCTTAGAAAAGAAGGCTATTTGTATGACGCTCAAATCAGCGCAACTGAAAACTGCGATGGCGACATTAATGTAAACGTAGTGACCCGTGATTTATGGACTTTATTACCCGAAGTAAATTTTAGCCGTAGTGGTGGTGAAAATAAATCGAGTATAGGTTTTAGAGAATCAAACCTGTTTGGTTGGGGTAAACGTTTGTCGTTTTCGCGTACCACAGACAGTGACCGCAATGGTTATTTATTTGTGTATGATGATCCTAACATTTTTTCTAGCCGATACCGTGGCCGATTAGAATATGCCGATAATAGTGATGGAAAACGTCATTTGCTCGAACTAACCTACCCGTTTTATGCGATAGATACACCTTTTAGTTATGGTATTTTAAGTTACTCTGAGCAGCGCGAAGAGTCGCTATATCGAAGAGGGGAAGAGTTTAGTGAATTTGATCAAACAACCGATTTAAATAGCGCATACATAGGCCATTCTAAAACACTAAATAATAATTGGACCCAGCGCATAAGCTTAGGCTACGTAGATGAGCAGCATACATTTAAAGCAATAGACACAACCTTTGCGCCGTTAGCAAAAAACAGAAGCTTAAGTTACCCTTACATCAGCGGTCATTGGTTTGAAGATAACTTTATAAAAGTGCGCAACTTCGACAGTATCTATCGTACTGAAGATTTAAACCTAGGCTGGAATGTTAAAGCTTTACTTGGTTATTCAGATGAGTCACTGAGCGATGATGACAGCCGCGCTGTCTATTCTTTTAGTTTCAAAAAAGCACACTTTACTGGCGATAATACGCTATGGCGTTTTAATACCGATATTGAAGGTTATTGGAATAAAGAAGATAAACAACTCGAAAACTTTAAAGCCACCAGCCAAATTCAATATTATTTAAATACCAGTATTGATGAGTCTTGGTATATAAAAGGACGCTTGCAGTATGCAAAAAACCTCACTGCTGATCAGCAACTTACTTTAGGCGGTGAAACTGGACTGCGCGGTTATCCAATGGATTATCAACACGGTGATCGTAGCTTTTTATTCAGCTTAGAAAAGCGTTATTACTGGGAATACGATCTGCTTCAGCTATTTAAAGTCGGTGGTGCTGGATTTCTCGATATAGGGCGAGCATGGTTTAACGGTAAAAATAATGGCGAAAATAATCACGTGCTAAAAAATGTAGGCGTGGGTCTACGCCTTGCGCCAAGCAGAGCCAATGCAGGCACCATGATCCACATTGATGTAGCAGCTCCCCTTGACAGTGACGGCGATGCAGACTCAGTACAATGGTTAGTCAATGTAAAAAAATCGTTTTAG
- a CDS encoding mechanosensitive ion channel domain-containing protein has translation MEPLEILELFGTQYKLIVTLIALLLFPVLLKLTKKLLEKAIKGKVDIHRKYRAELLLKIILAIVMLCLVLVFWGIELRGLLVLGSSLFAMLGVALFAAWSLLSNLTAFLLMFIQNDCRVGYWVRIIDGANHVEGRIVEMGLMNVVLEHIDGHRVIYPNNLFVTRPVLVLNKQPKPTKTPVIKRIIGPKKP, from the coding sequence TTGGAACCGTTAGAAATTTTAGAGTTATTTGGCACGCAATATAAGCTCATTGTAACCTTAATAGCCTTATTGCTTTTTCCTGTGTTATTAAAGCTGACAAAAAAATTACTCGAAAAGGCAATTAAGGGTAAAGTCGATATACATCGTAAATACCGTGCAGAACTCCTGTTAAAAATTATACTTGCCATTGTAATGCTCTGTTTAGTACTAGTGTTTTGGGGTATTGAGTTGCGTGGCTTACTTGTTCTTGGCTCTTCATTGTTTGCTATGCTAGGTGTGGCGCTTTTTGCTGCATGGTCGTTATTAAGTAATCTTACTGCATTTTTGTTAATGTTTATTCAAAACGATTGTCGCGTTGGCTATTGGGTGCGAATTATTGATGGTGCTAATCATGTGGAAGGCCGGATTGTAGAAATGGGCTTAATGAACGTTGTACTGGAGCACATTGACGGGCACCGTGTTATTTATCCTAATAACCTTTTTGTAACTCGTCCCGTACTGGTTTTAAATAAACAACCCAAACCAACAAAAACACCTGTTATAAAACGTATTATTGGCCCTAAAAAACCCTAA
- a CDS encoding succinylglutamate desuccinylase/aspartoacylase family protein, which translates to MAKVKINRPFTLLGESIGVGERKTLALEAAKLYTHSPLNIPIEVVNGVMEGPVLMVCAAIHGDELNGVEVVRQLLAKIDPSQLRGTLIAVPIVNVFGFIHKSRYLPDRRDMNRSFPGSERGSLAGRMAYMFFNKVAVHCTHIIDLHTGAIHRTNLPQIRANLADQATADMAKAFGTPAVIDASLRNGSLRSEAANLGIPVITYEAGEALRFDPIAIAAGVQGVDYVMRHLKMIRGKRPKKLPDPIIAGSTSWIRAEVDGIVRAQVSLGERVVKGQVLAYISNPLGDSELELLAPKGGIVIGQQTMPLVNEGDAVFHLAYFASDNSLVEQQLESFIDEINDLDDELKTAELNN; encoded by the coding sequence GTGGCAAAGGTTAAAATTAACCGCCCTTTCACTTTATTAGGTGAAAGCATTGGCGTAGGTGAGCGTAAAACACTTGCCTTGGAGGCAGCTAAACTTTACACCCATTCACCTCTTAATATTCCAATCGAGGTGGTTAACGGTGTGATGGAAGGGCCTGTGCTAATGGTCTGTGCTGCTATTCATGGCGATGAATTAAATGGCGTTGAAGTTGTGCGCCAGTTACTTGCTAAAATAGATCCTAGTCAGCTACGTGGCACGTTGATAGCTGTGCCCATTGTTAATGTGTTTGGTTTTATTCACAAGTCGCGTTACTTACCAGACAGACGCGATATGAACCGTAGTTTTCCTGGTTCTGAGCGAGGCTCGCTTGCTGGGCGAATGGCGTATATGTTTTTTAATAAAGTAGCCGTGCATTGCACGCATATTATTGACTTACATACGGGGGCTATTCACCGAACTAACTTACCGCAAATTCGCGCTAATTTAGCAGATCAAGCAACTGCCGATATGGCTAAGGCCTTTGGCACGCCAGCGGTTATTGATGCCTCATTACGAAATGGTTCATTGCGTAGTGAAGCTGCAAACTTAGGTATACCTGTTATAACTTATGAAGCGGGTGAGGCACTGCGCTTTGACCCTATTGCTATTGCAGCCGGTGTGCAGGGTGTTGATTATGTTATGCGTCATTTAAAAATGATCCGTGGCAAGCGTCCTAAAAAATTACCAGATCCTATTATTGCTGGCTCGACTAGTTGGATACGCGCTGAAGTTGATGGCATTGTACGTGCACAAGTGTCGTTAGGTGAACGTGTAGTCAAGGGTCAGGTACTTGCTTATATTAGTAACCCATTAGGTGATTCAGAGCTTGAGCTTTTAGCGCCTAAAGGCGGTATTGTTATTGGTCAGCAAACGATGCCATTGGTAAATGAGGGGGATGCAGTATTTCATCTTGCTTATTTTGCTAGTGATAATAGTTTAGTAGAGCAGCAGTTAGAGAGCTTCATAGACGAAATCAATGATTTAGATGACGAGCTAAAAACAGCTGAGCTAAATAATTAA
- the rimK gene encoding 30S ribosomal protein S6--L-glutamate ligase encodes MKIGILSRNKKLYSTRRLIEAAEARGHEVKVIDALRCYMNINSEQPEIHYRGENLKDFDAIVPRIGASVTFYGCSVLRQFEMMGVYPVNESVAISRSRDKLRSLQLLSRKGVGMPVTGFASKPDDVKDLLEMVGGAPVVIKLLEGTQGIGVVLAETRKAAESVIEAFMGLKANIMVQEYIKEAGGADIRCFVLGDKVIAAMKRQAQEGEFRSNLHRGGSATLVRITPEERKTAVAAAKSMGLNVAGVDLLRSSRGPLVMEVNSSPGLEGIEIATGKDIAGMVIDFIEKNASSKGTATRGKG; translated from the coding sequence ATGAAAATTGGTATTTTATCTCGTAACAAAAAATTATATTCAACACGCCGTTTAATTGAAGCGGCAGAAGCACGCGGGCACGAAGTTAAAGTGATCGATGCATTACGTTGTTATATGAACATAAACTCAGAGCAGCCAGAAATTCACTACCGTGGTGAAAATCTAAAAGATTTTGATGCAATAGTTCCACGTATTGGTGCATCTGTGACTTTTTATGGCTGCTCTGTCTTACGTCAGTTTGAAATGATGGGCGTGTACCCTGTAAATGAATCTGTGGCTATTTCCCGTTCACGCGATAAATTACGTTCTCTGCAGCTTTTGTCACGCAAGGGTGTGGGTATGCCAGTGACAGGTTTTGCTAGTAAGCCAGATGATGTAAAAGACTTACTTGAAATGGTGGGGGGCGCACCAGTAGTTATAAAATTACTTGAGGGCACTCAAGGTATCGGCGTTGTTCTTGCGGAAACGCGTAAAGCGGCAGAAAGTGTTATTGAAGCATTCATGGGCTTAAAAGCCAATATTATGGTGCAAGAATACATTAAAGAAGCGGGTGGTGCAGATATTCGCTGTTTCGTTTTAGGTGACAAAGTTATTGCAGCAATGAAACGCCAAGCACAAGAAGGTGAGTTCCGTTCAAACCTTCACCGTGGTGGTAGTGCTACATTAGTTCGCATTACTCCAGAAGAGCGCAAAACAGCAGTTGCTGCAGCTAAGTCAATGGGCTTAAACGTAGCAGGTGTCGATTTACTTCGTTCGTCGCGTGGTCCACTTGTGATGGAAGTAAACTCATCACCAGGTCTTGAAGGTATTGAAATAGCGACAGGTAAAGATATTGCGGGCATGGTGATTGACTTCATCGAAAAAAATGCTTCAAGTAAAGGAACGGCAACACGTGGCAAAGGTTAA
- a CDS encoding ATP-dependent zinc protease family protein, whose amino-acid sequence MTAKITVGWREWLSLPELGIDRIKAKIDTGARTSCIHAINIKEYEVNGEKWVKFTAQPLQEDEQTQVTCNVKVKKKKYVTSSGGQRELRYFIETTLHAGNDSWPIEITLTKRSTMKFRMLLGRTAMENRIVVDPALSHLL is encoded by the coding sequence ATGACAGCAAAGATAACAGTTGGTTGGCGTGAGTGGCTAAGTTTACCAGAGCTTGGCATCGATCGAATAAAAGCTAAAATTGATACCGGCGCCCGTACTTCATGTATTCATGCAATTAATATTAAAGAATATGAAGTTAACGGAGAAAAATGGGTTAAATTTACAGCCCAACCATTGCAAGAAGATGAGCAAACGCAAGTTACCTGCAATGTAAAAGTTAAAAAAAAGAAATATGTAACTAGCTCAGGTGGACAGCGAGAACTGCGTTATTTTATAGAGACAACATTGCATGCAGGCAACGATAGTTGGCCGATAGAAATTACATTGACGAAGCGTTCAACAATGAAGTTTAGAATGTTATTAGGGCGTACAGCCATGGAAAATCGCATAGTCGTTGACCCAGCTTTATCTCATTTATTATAA
- a CDS encoding zinc transporter ZntB, which produces MINGLLHALVLDEKGGARAIENSDELHNWKPEQGKLWVHMDYSQKEVVNWLKNCEFLTDYELESLTADETRPRITSATNGHMLFLRGINLNPAQSPEDMVSIRLFINQDIVITTRKRRLLSIQDILTTFHTNTGPCNISELVCSITQKLTSRMQSVIDSLDETLDEFEEEIDEPSKKFDNQGLSQLRRQAIALKRYLKPQKEALSSMVNNHYPWLLDDDKAKLNETTNLLIRYLEELDSSIERAQIIQQTITNQVSEQLNQRMYVMSVVAALFLPLGFLTGLLGVNVGGIPGTESPYAFTLFVVFLVVLTASIGVYFKNKKWL; this is translated from the coding sequence ATGATTAATGGCTTACTCCATGCCCTTGTGCTTGACGAAAAAGGTGGCGCTCGCGCTATAGAAAACAGCGATGAGCTGCATAACTGGAAGCCAGAACAAGGAAAGTTATGGGTACATATGGATTACAGTCAAAAGGAAGTTGTTAACTGGCTTAAAAACTGTGAGTTTTTAACTGATTATGAACTTGAATCGTTAACCGCAGATGAGACACGCCCCCGAATTACATCTGCAACTAACGGTCATATGCTATTTTTGCGTGGCATTAATTTAAACCCAGCACAAAGCCCAGAAGACATGGTGTCAATTCGTCTTTTTATTAACCAAGATATTGTGATCACCACACGTAAACGCCGCTTATTGTCAATACAAGACATTCTCACGACATTTCACACTAATACAGGCCCATGTAATATTTCTGAGCTAGTATGTTCTATTACACAAAAACTAACCTCTCGCATGCAAAGCGTTATCGACTCACTAGATGAAACACTCGACGAGTTTGAAGAAGAAATAGATGAGCCAAGTAAAAAGTTTGATAACCAAGGCCTATCACAATTACGTCGTCAAGCAATTGCCTTGAAACGTTATTTAAAACCGCAAAAAGAAGCCCTTAGTTCAATGGTCAATAATCACTACCCGTGGCTGTTAGATGACGATAAAGCAAAACTAAATGAGACTACAAACTTACTAATTCGCTACCTTGAGGAACTAGACAGCTCCATTGAACGGGCGCAAATCATTCAGCAAACAATCACCAACCAAGTCTCTGAGCAGTTAAACCAACGAATGTATGTGATGTCGGTGGTGGCCGCATTATTTTTACCTTTGGGCTTTTTAACCGGTCTTTTAGGTGTAAACGTAGGAGGAATACCGGGTACAGAGAGCCCCTATGCATTTACGCTATTTGTGGTGTTTTTAGTGGTCTTAACAGCGAGTATTGGTGTGTATTTCAAAAATAAAAAATGGCTATAA
- the rraB gene encoding ribonuclease E inhibitor RraB, with amino-acid sequence MENWREISEDIVSSLLEDGSDPEILYEVEHHFVCEDFPKLEQAALAAFKLGYDVEEPAELELEDGSKIWSFDIVVEAELDVDVIMEDVDKLAQLAVECEVEYDGWGTYFQE; translated from the coding sequence ATGGAAAACTGGCGTGAAATAAGTGAAGACATCGTATCATCATTACTTGAAGATGGGTCTGATCCTGAAATACTTTATGAAGTAGAGCATCACTTTGTGTGTGAAGATTTCCCTAAATTAGAGCAAGCAGCGCTTGCTGCTTTTAAATTAGGTTACGATGTTGAAGAGCCAGCAGAGCTTGAGCTTGAAGACGGCAGTAAAATTTGGAGCTTTGACATAGTTGTTGAAGCTGAGCTTGATGTTGACGTTATTATGGAAGACGTTGATAAATTAGCGCAATTAGCCGTTGAATGCGAAGTAGAATACGACGGTTGGGGGACTTACTTTCAGGAGTAA
- a CDS encoding 1-acylglycerol-3-phosphate O-acyltransferase, whose protein sequence is MLAVIRIFIMLLFILLSCFFGLLLSLVRPFHPNNVHIIAGWFGSMAKMIGVKLVLTRHKSATDIGPAVYVANHQNSYDLFTIPAMVPKNCVSLGKKSLKWIPFFGQLYWLSGNILIDRSNRSKAAGTISKAAEKIKKNGLSVWVFAEGTRSYGRGLLPFKTGAFHTAMSADVPIVPVCMSTTHKTIELNRWDNGTIYIEMLAPISLDESIGAREHAKNVHSIMAAKITELDAQVREK, encoded by the coding sequence TTGTTAGCTGTTATACGTATTTTTATTATGCTGTTGTTTATATTATTGAGTTGTTTTTTTGGCTTACTACTGTCATTAGTAAGGCCATTTCATCCTAATAACGTGCATATTATAGCGGGCTGGTTTGGCTCAATGGCTAAAATGATTGGCGTTAAACTGGTTTTAACTCGTCATAAAAGTGCCACCGACATAGGCCCAGCTGTTTATGTTGCTAATCATCAAAATAGTTATGATTTATTTACCATTCCAGCCATGGTGCCAAAAAACTGCGTAAGTTTAGGTAAAAAAAGTTTAAAATGGATTCCATTCTTTGGTCAGCTGTATTGGTTGTCAGGTAATATTTTAATTGATCGATCAAATCGCTCTAAAGCTGCGGGTACAATTTCAAAAGCCGCTGAAAAGATAAAGAAAAATGGCCTATCTGTTTGGGTCTTTGCGGAAGGTACACGTAGTTATGGACGTGGTTTATTACCTTTTAAAACAGGGGCTTTTCATACAGCAATGAGTGCAGATGTGCCTATAGTACCTGTATGTATGAGTACAACGCATAAAACCATTGAGCTAAATCGTTGGGATAATGGTACAATTTATATAGAAATGTTAGCGCCTATATCACTTGATGAAAGTATTGGTGCGCGAGAGCACGCCAAAAATGTACACAGTATTATGGCTGCTAAAATAACTGAATTAGATGCTCAAGTGAGAGAAAAATAA